In a single window of the Delftia tsuruhatensis genome:
- a CDS encoding phage tail assembly protein: MDTPKPQEDLHNQAAAHAAALASGDAREITLDVPLRRPGGELVKVLVRRPNAGALRGLSLVELLHMNVTALQTLLPRVTEPMLHKAEVLQLDPADLVTLGTEVASFLVPKAQREQFPSA, encoded by the coding sequence ATGGACACCCCCAAGCCCCAGGAAGACCTCCACAACCAGGCCGCCGCCCATGCGGCCGCCCTCGCATCCGGCGACGCGCGCGAGATCACGCTGGACGTGCCCCTCAGGCGCCCCGGCGGTGAACTGGTCAAGGTGCTGGTGCGCCGCCCCAATGCCGGCGCGCTGCGCGGCCTGTCGCTGGTCGAGCTGTTGCACATGAACGTGACCGCGCTGCAGACCCTGCTGCCGCGCGTGACCGAGCCCATGCTGCACAAGGCCGAGGTGCTCCAGCTGGACCCCGCCGACCTGGTGACGCTGGGCACGGAGGTGGCCTCTTTTTTGGTGCCGAAGGCGCAGAGGGAGCAATTCCCGAGCGCGTAG
- a CDS encoding GpE family phage tail protein: MADLAMVFHWRPADMEDMSLAELGQWHERARERHENQA; this comes from the coding sequence ATGGCCGACCTGGCCATGGTCTTTCACTGGCGGCCGGCGGACATGGAGGACATGTCGCTGGCCGAGCTCGGCCAATGGCACGAACGCGCGCGAGAGCGCCACGAAAACCAGGCCTGA
- a CDS encoding phage tail sheath subtilisin-like domain-containing protein — protein sequence MATAPFHHGIRVTEVSEGINSIRIVSTAVIGLVATASDADAATFPLNRPVLVTKIDAAIGKAGTKGTLAQALSAIKEQCRPVLVVVRVADGEGATEAERRTDQDAKVIGTTAGNQYTGLQALLAAQAQLGVKPRILGAPGLDSQAVTDALASVAIKLRGFAYAAAIGNDVAEAQAYREHFGQRELMLLWPGFKALDLSSAAVQDASPVAYALGLRARIDQEQGWHKTLSNVPLSGVLGISRDVHWDLQSPDTEAGILNQAGITTLIQSQGHRFWGSRTCTDSELFRFESSVRTAQVLADTMAEAHFWAVDKPMHPSLVKDILEGINTKFRELKALGYILDGKAWYDETVNETATLKAGKLVLDYDYTPVPPLEDLGFRQRITDRYFADFALRVGTGQ from the coding sequence ATGGCGACAGCCCCGTTCCATCATGGCATTCGCGTCACGGAAGTGAGCGAAGGCATCAATTCCATCCGCATCGTGTCCACGGCCGTGATCGGCCTCGTGGCCACGGCCAGCGACGCCGATGCGGCGACTTTCCCGCTGAACCGTCCGGTCCTGGTCACCAAGATCGACGCGGCCATCGGCAAGGCCGGCACCAAGGGCACGCTGGCCCAGGCCCTGAGCGCCATCAAGGAGCAGTGCCGCCCGGTGCTGGTCGTCGTGCGCGTGGCCGATGGCGAAGGCGCCACCGAGGCCGAACGCCGCACCGACCAGGACGCCAAGGTCATCGGCACCACTGCCGGCAACCAGTACACGGGCCTGCAGGCGCTGCTGGCGGCCCAGGCACAGCTCGGCGTCAAGCCGCGCATCCTGGGCGCGCCGGGCCTGGACAGCCAGGCCGTGACCGATGCACTGGCATCGGTGGCCATCAAGCTGCGCGGCTTCGCCTACGCGGCGGCCATCGGCAACGATGTGGCCGAGGCACAGGCCTACCGCGAGCACTTCGGCCAGCGCGAGCTGATGCTGCTGTGGCCCGGCTTCAAGGCGCTGGACCTGTCCAGCGCCGCAGTGCAGGACGCCTCGCCCGTGGCCTACGCCCTGGGCTTGCGCGCACGCATCGACCAGGAGCAGGGCTGGCACAAGACGCTGTCCAACGTGCCGCTGTCCGGCGTGCTGGGCATCTCGCGCGATGTGCACTGGGACCTGCAAAGCCCCGACACCGAGGCCGGCATCCTCAACCAGGCGGGCATCACCACGCTGATCCAGAGCCAGGGCCACCGCTTCTGGGGCTCGCGCACCTGCACGGACAGCGAGCTGTTCCGCTTCGAGTCCAGCGTGCGCACCGCCCAGGTGCTGGCCGACACCATGGCCGAGGCGCATTTCTGGGCCGTGGACAAGCCCATGCACCCCAGCCTGGTCAAGGACATCCTGGAAGGCATCAACACCAAGTTCCGCGAGTTGAAGGCCCTGGGCTACATCCTGGACGGCAAGGCCTGGTACGACGAAACGGTCAACGAGACCGCGACGCTCAAGGCCGGCAAGCTGGTGCTGGACTACGACTACACGCCCGTGCCCCCGCTGGAGGACCTGGGCTTTCGCCAGCGCATCACCGACCGCTACTTCGCCGACTTCGCCCTGCGCGTGGGCACTGGCCAGTAA
- a CDS encoding DUF4815 domain-containing protein — translation MSQTKIYDRFDAAKRYDKLRFAADRVLQSAELNELQSMQQHRLRGITDVLFKEGDIVRGCQCITAPDTGATTIEAGALYVAGAVRGITPGTLTVATIGTVYVGAYLQTETITELEDPDLLNPAAGTRGYGEPGALRERVTLVWGAQGDGTAGTFYPVWTIIDGSVMPKEPPPNIDAVTQALARYDRDSAGGTYVVRGLDVVMGEDLATGQQVYTVREGAARVNGHPLELGASRRLVYEAKPDLFFVDSEPHTSAGTTAQRIRFDRQPAVGTPQVRVQARKTVTLTHGGFTGAADPLPDNAVLAVDSVVQAGTSYVQGTDWKLVGGQIDWSPSGAEPVPGSTYQVTYQYMLNATPTAVDSTGFTVEGALKDTLVLVSYHYALRRYDRLVLDSEGQLQWVAGVPAAWSPKVPAAPSGTLALASVYQSWDGNRRVDQDAVRVVPMQTLKAYQDHIQTIYADLAELRLSVDVSGRHSGIKKGLFADPMLDNGLRDAGRAQTGHILGGQLQLPMTAALHQIGTDLTAPQTTPYQPVAVLGQLGRTGTMLVNPYGAFDILPSAATLTPAVDYWTDVQTQWANPILLRLTPSQARPSETERLLSESTKALEHLRQIDVQFWLDFPIGETLTGLSFDGIAVMPEPVAGGTLVATAQGLRGKFKIPAGVPSGTKSVRFTGRAGSHAEAVFTGQGQLLERSVAKITIQIYDPLAQTFTLGATREICGTRLWFATVGDKDVQVQLREVTGGVPSRSILAECVIKPAQIQADIAAAKPTQAQWAPVLLESGVEYAIVVLTNDNTTALAVAELGGWDQARAQWVTSQPYSVGVLLSSSNASTWTPHQTRDMAFELLAAEHTANTRTIELGSIMVQDATDLMVQAGAMLPAADAQLVFAMQLEDGSTLEAAPGQAVQLPSRYSGNVAVRAKLSGNTLHAAHLLPGMQLVAASLQATGDYVSPAINAGNNVALNVVAEALLPAGSALAVQMQAEGSTVWVDVPYLSASPQTTGVLELSYRLTGITAERLRVRLVLTGSHSARPQVTNLRAIVI, via the coding sequence ATGAGCCAGACCAAGATCTACGACCGCTTCGACGCCGCCAAGCGCTACGACAAGCTGCGGTTCGCGGCCGACCGCGTACTGCAATCGGCCGAACTCAACGAGCTGCAAAGCATGCAGCAGCACCGCCTGCGCGGCATCACCGATGTGCTGTTCAAGGAAGGTGACATCGTGCGCGGCTGCCAGTGCATCACCGCGCCCGACACCGGGGCCACCACCATCGAGGCCGGCGCGCTCTACGTGGCCGGCGCCGTGCGCGGCATCACGCCGGGCACGCTCACCGTCGCCACCATCGGCACGGTCTATGTGGGCGCCTACCTGCAGACCGAAACCATCACCGAGCTGGAAGACCCCGACCTGCTCAACCCCGCCGCCGGCACGCGCGGCTATGGCGAGCCCGGCGCCCTGCGCGAGCGCGTGACCCTGGTCTGGGGCGCACAGGGCGATGGCACGGCCGGCACCTTCTACCCTGTGTGGACCATCATCGACGGCTCCGTCATGCCCAAGGAGCCGCCGCCCAACATCGACGCCGTCACCCAGGCCCTGGCCCGCTACGACCGCGACAGCGCCGGCGGCACCTACGTGGTGCGCGGCCTGGACGTGGTCATGGGCGAGGACCTGGCCACCGGCCAGCAGGTCTACACCGTGCGCGAAGGCGCGGCCCGCGTCAACGGCCACCCGCTGGAGCTGGGCGCCAGCCGCCGCCTGGTCTACGAGGCCAAGCCCGACCTGTTCTTCGTGGACAGCGAGCCCCACACGTCGGCCGGCACCACCGCCCAGCGCATCCGTTTCGACCGCCAGCCCGCCGTGGGCACGCCCCAGGTGCGCGTGCAGGCGCGCAAGACCGTCACGCTCACGCACGGCGGCTTCACGGGCGCGGCCGACCCGCTGCCCGACAACGCCGTGCTGGCCGTGGACAGCGTGGTCCAGGCCGGCACCAGCTACGTGCAGGGCACGGACTGGAAGCTGGTGGGCGGCCAGATCGACTGGAGCCCCTCGGGCGCCGAGCCCGTGCCCGGCAGCACCTACCAGGTCACCTACCAGTACATGCTCAACGCCACGCCCACGGCCGTGGACTCCACGGGCTTCACCGTGGAAGGCGCGCTCAAGGACACGCTGGTGCTGGTCAGCTACCACTACGCGCTGCGCCGCTACGACCGCCTGGTGCTGGACAGCGAAGGCCAGCTGCAATGGGTGGCCGGCGTGCCCGCCGCCTGGTCGCCCAAGGTCCCGGCCGCGCCCAGCGGCACCCTGGCCCTGGCCTCGGTCTACCAAAGCTGGGACGGCAACCGCCGCGTGGACCAGGACGCCGTGCGCGTCGTGCCCATGCAGACCCTCAAGGCCTACCAGGACCACATCCAGACCATCTACGCCGACCTGGCCGAATTGCGCCTGTCGGTGGATGTGTCGGGGCGGCACAGCGGCATCAAGAAAGGGCTGTTCGCCGACCCCATGCTGGACAACGGCCTGCGCGACGCGGGGCGGGCCCAGACCGGGCATATCCTGGGTGGCCAGTTGCAACTGCCCATGACTGCCGCGCTGCACCAGATCGGCACCGACCTCACCGCGCCCCAGACCACGCCCTACCAGCCCGTGGCGGTGCTGGGTCAGTTGGGGCGCACCGGCACCATGCTGGTCAACCCCTACGGCGCATTCGACATCCTGCCCAGCGCCGCCACCCTGACGCCGGCCGTGGACTACTGGACCGACGTGCAGACGCAGTGGGCCAACCCCATCCTCCTGCGCCTCACCCCCAGCCAGGCCCGTCCCTCGGAAACCGAACGGCTTCTATCCGAATCAACCAAGGCTCTCGAACACCTGCGCCAGATCGACGTGCAGTTCTGGCTGGATTTTCCCATTGGTGAAACCCTCACCGGTCTGAGCTTCGACGGCATCGCCGTCATGCCCGAGCCAGTGGCCGGCGGCACGCTCGTGGCCACCGCCCAGGGCCTGCGCGGCAAGTTCAAGATCCCCGCAGGCGTGCCCTCGGGAACCAAGAGCGTGCGTTTCACGGGCCGCGCCGGCAGCCATGCCGAAGCCGTCTTCACGGGCCAGGGCCAGCTGCTCGAGCGCAGCGTGGCCAAGATCACGATCCAGATCTACGACCCGCTGGCCCAGACCTTCACGCTGGGCGCCACCCGGGAGATCTGTGGCACGCGCCTGTGGTTCGCGACGGTGGGTGACAAGGACGTGCAGGTACAGCTGCGAGAAGTCACCGGCGGCGTGCCCTCGCGCAGCATCCTGGCCGAATGCGTGATCAAGCCCGCACAGATCCAGGCCGACATTGCCGCAGCCAAGCCCACCCAGGCACAGTGGGCGCCCGTGCTGCTGGAGTCCGGCGTCGAGTACGCCATCGTCGTGCTGACCAACGACAACACCACGGCCCTGGCCGTGGCCGAACTGGGCGGCTGGGACCAGGCACGCGCGCAATGGGTCACCAGCCAGCCGTACAGCGTGGGCGTACTGCTGTCCAGCAGCAACGCCAGCACCTGGACACCGCACCAGACACGCGACATGGCCTTCGAACTGCTGGCGGCCGAGCACACCGCCAACACCCGCACCATCGAGCTGGGCAGCATCATGGTGCAGGACGCCACCGACCTCATGGTCCAGGCCGGCGCCATGCTGCCCGCGGCCGATGCACAGCTCGTCTTCGCCATGCAGCTGGAAGACGGCAGCACCCTGGAGGCCGCACCAGGCCAGGCCGTGCAACTGCCCAGCCGCTACAGCGGCAACGTGGCCGTGCGCGCCAAACTCTCGGGCAACACCCTGCACGCGGCCCATCTTCTGCCCGGCATGCAGCTGGTGGCTGCCAGCCTGCAGGCCACGGGCGACTACGTCAGCCCCGCCATCAACGCGGGCAACAACGTCGCCCTGAACGTCGTGGCCGAGGCCCTGCTGCCCGCCGGCAGCGCCCTGGCCGTGCAGATGCAGGCCGAAGGCAGCACGGTCTGGGTAGACGTCCCCTATCTGAGCGCAAGCCCCCAGACCACGGGAGTACTGGAGCTCAGCTACCGCCTCACCGGCATCACCGCCGAGCGCCTGCGCGTGCGCCTGGTGCTCACCGGCAGCCACAGCGCCCGACCCCAGGTCACCAACCTGCGAGCCATCGTGATATGA
- a CDS encoding phage tail protein, translated as MLIMLGQFAFGIDTLAFDKLVRSSTWRHPSNSRVGARPARQSLGPGDETLSLTGVLAPEFRGTAKSLDSLRKMADEGDAWALVGGEDVLGAWVIESLQQTGTHYSVDGRARRIEFELKLARVDDNQAQGDGGVDPWPDGSYWEWWI; from the coding sequence ATGCTGATAATGCTGGGCCAGTTTGCCTTTGGCATCGACACACTGGCGTTCGACAAACTGGTGCGCAGCAGCACCTGGCGCCATCCGAGCAACAGCCGCGTGGGCGCACGCCCCGCGCGCCAGTCGCTGGGCCCGGGCGACGAAACGCTGTCTCTGACAGGCGTGCTCGCGCCCGAGTTCCGGGGCACGGCCAAGTCCCTGGACAGCCTGCGCAAGATGGCCGACGAAGGCGATGCCTGGGCCCTGGTGGGCGGCGAGGATGTGCTGGGCGCGTGGGTCATAGAGAGCCTTCAGCAGACCGGCACGCACTACAGCGTCGATGGCCGCGCACGCCGCATCGAGTTCGAACTGAAGCTGGCCCGCGTGGACGACAACCAGGCCCAGGGCGACGGCGGCGTCGACCCCTGGCCCGACGGCAGCTACTGGGAATGGTGGATCTGA
- a CDS encoding DUF4226 domain-containing protein has protein sequence MTLHDDKTAQGWPLPHPDNRLEDDVLRLRQAVQDVDQALATARQLIDTKAGAQGVQDAMDIVAQRIEQLDTAVQSLSTGKVASVNGVAGINITLNPEHITLGPANGAASESFGYDAQGRISTITRSINGFSATTAVSYDGAGRVAQQQTSYRGRVRTQTYAYDAATGRVSGVNATEVQG, from the coding sequence ATGACATTGCACGACGACAAGACCGCGCAGGGCTGGCCCCTGCCCCACCCCGACAACCGGCTCGAGGACGACGTGCTGCGCCTGCGCCAGGCCGTGCAGGACGTGGACCAGGCCCTGGCCACCGCACGCCAGCTCATCGACACCAAGGCCGGCGCCCAGGGCGTGCAGGACGCCATGGACATCGTGGCCCAGCGCATCGAGCAGTTGGACACCGCCGTCCAGTCGCTGAGCACCGGCAAGGTCGCCAGCGTCAACGGCGTGGCCGGCATCAACATCACGCTCAACCCCGAGCACATCACACTGGGCCCGGCCAACGGCGCGGCCAGCGAAAGCTTCGGCTACGACGCCCAGGGCCGCATCAGCACCATCACGCGCAGCATCAACGGCTTCAGCGCCACCACCGCCGTCAGCTACGACGGCGCCGGCCGCGTCGCCCAGCAGCAGACCAGCTACCGCGGGCGCGTGCGCACGCAAACCTATGCCTACGACGCCGCCACGGGGCGGGTGTCGGGGGTCAATGCGACGGAGGTACAGGGATGA
- a CDS encoding phage tail tape measure protein, producing the protein MAVDTLRLDEVLKQADLVQKRLQRLRTDSASTAQALESTGKRLQELQRRQAMVGEFRELRPALEDTNLKLAAARARMMALATAQSTARTTTKAQRQELALAVQESTRLAQQQREQQTRLQGLREGLRATGMDTRNLSRHDRALRADLAATTAQMQRHNAVAAATAQRRAGIDAMTARGKALAERGKALSEAGGTVLAPARSVVQAQMAYEQPAAQLGATMAGQDGKPAAAYQEVMNLAKNLATALPGSTAEFIGMMDALQRQGVSARDVLAGVGEQAARLGLVLGTSARDSAEFAAQLQQATGASADDMAALADTVQRAAGLKLDPAQMLKGLDAIGKALPQLGQQGARSGQMFAPLLLLLDQAGIGGKVAGDALAQMLKRGMDPKGLAGINKKLATENISLDFSDAQGRFGGTDQLMAQLDKLKGMKNTGLRDQALASLAGGDKQTLQALQALMQQGPAGLQAVAAQMAAQASLEQRVALRLDTVAAQYEAARDSYNGLLGDMGETIAPDVKGLLGTLREMTEGLRGWVREHPEIVKWSLRLVAVVGLMLSGLGLLASVVGGILGPIAMARAVMPMLAAGARLVAGAFSVLMGGVGMLGSMLRVVFASLLANPLAMVGLGLIGFLTSLFNSWSQITAAFQKGDWSAIGGILLQALMSALNTATLGLLGAIQSMVATVFNLLRSLFQALDWAAVGSAILNGLAAGLEMAAQGLLAVLQGLGNLVITAVRQLFGINSPSTVFAEIGGFLIEGLIAGLAERAAALRDGVVGVATSIGSWFKETFSFGGPDATSPSPPLPEQGRAGALRQGIAAAATAATLATGSMPALAAQGTVRIDSRAPLAGAAAPPPVPVPMAGATIHITVNAAPGQDAQAIARAVAAELDRRERARRSSVLSQLSDID; encoded by the coding sequence ATGGCCGTTGACACCCTGCGCCTGGACGAGGTGCTCAAGCAGGCCGACCTTGTGCAGAAAAGGCTGCAACGTCTGCGCACGGACAGTGCCAGCACGGCACAGGCTCTCGAATCCACGGGCAAGCGGCTGCAGGAACTGCAGCGGCGCCAGGCCATGGTGGGCGAGTTCCGCGAGCTGCGCCCGGCGCTGGAGGACACCAATCTCAAGCTGGCCGCGGCCCGCGCTCGCATGATGGCGCTGGCGACCGCCCAGAGCACCGCGCGCACCACCACCAAGGCCCAGCGCCAGGAGCTGGCGCTGGCAGTCCAGGAAAGCACACGACTGGCACAGCAACAGCGCGAACAGCAGACCCGGCTGCAGGGCCTGCGCGAGGGCCTGCGCGCCACCGGCATGGACACGCGCAATCTGTCGCGCCACGACCGGGCGCTGCGCGCTGACCTCGCGGCCACCACGGCCCAGATGCAGCGCCACAATGCCGTGGCCGCCGCAACGGCGCAGCGGCGGGCCGGCATCGACGCCATGACGGCGCGCGGCAAGGCGCTGGCCGAGCGGGGCAAGGCCCTGAGCGAGGCCGGCGGCACGGTGCTTGCCCCCGCTCGCTCCGTGGTCCAGGCACAGATGGCCTACGAGCAGCCCGCGGCCCAGCTGGGCGCGACCATGGCGGGCCAGGACGGCAAGCCTGCGGCCGCCTACCAGGAGGTCATGAACCTGGCCAAGAACCTGGCCACGGCGCTGCCCGGCAGCACGGCCGAGTTCATTGGCATGATGGATGCGCTGCAGCGCCAGGGCGTGTCCGCGCGTGACGTTCTGGCAGGCGTGGGGGAACAGGCCGCCAGGCTGGGCCTGGTGCTGGGTACCTCGGCCAGGGACTCGGCCGAGTTCGCGGCCCAGCTGCAACAGGCCACCGGCGCGAGCGCAGACGACATGGCGGCCCTCGCGGATACCGTGCAGCGCGCCGCAGGACTCAAGCTCGATCCTGCCCAGATGCTCAAGGGCCTGGACGCCATCGGCAAGGCACTGCCCCAGCTGGGGCAGCAGGGAGCCAGGTCGGGCCAGATGTTCGCTCCGCTGCTGCTCCTGCTCGACCAGGCCGGCATCGGCGGCAAGGTGGCGGGGGACGCCCTGGCCCAGATGCTCAAGCGCGGCATGGACCCCAAAGGCCTCGCGGGCATCAACAAAAAGCTCGCCACGGAAAACATCTCGCTGGATTTCAGCGATGCCCAGGGCCGGTTCGGTGGCACGGACCAGCTCATGGCCCAGCTGGACAAGCTCAAGGGCATGAAAAACACCGGCCTGCGCGATCAGGCGCTGGCCAGCCTGGCAGGCGGCGACAAGCAGACGCTGCAGGCCCTGCAGGCCTTGATGCAGCAAGGCCCCGCAGGCCTGCAGGCCGTTGCCGCGCAGATGGCGGCGCAGGCCAGCCTCGAGCAGCGCGTGGCACTGCGCCTGGACACCGTGGCCGCGCAGTATGAAGCCGCCAGGGACAGCTACAACGGCCTGCTGGGTGATATGGGCGAGACGATCGCCCCCGACGTCAAGGGCCTGCTGGGCACGCTGCGCGAGATGACCGAGGGCCTGCGCGGCTGGGTCAGGGAGCATCCGGAGATCGTCAAATGGTCGCTGCGCCTCGTGGCGGTGGTCGGCCTGATGCTTTCGGGCCTGGGCCTGCTGGCCTCGGTGGTCGGCGGCATTCTGGGCCCCATCGCCATGGCACGCGCGGTCATGCCCATGCTGGCCGCTGGCGCCAGGCTGGTGGCCGGCGCGTTCTCTGTCCTGATGGGAGGCGTCGGCATGCTGGGCTCCATGCTGCGCGTGGTTTTCGCCAGCCTGCTGGCCAATCCGCTGGCCATGGTCGGCCTGGGCCTCATCGGCTTTCTGACCTCTCTTTTCAATAGCTGGAGCCAGATCACGGCCGCCTTCCAGAAGGGCGACTGGAGCGCCATCGGAGGCATCTTGCTGCAGGCGCTGATGAGTGCCCTGAATACCGCCACCCTGGGCCTGCTGGGGGCCATCCAGAGCATGGTCGCCACGGTCTTCAATCTGCTGCGCTCGCTGTTCCAGGCACTGGACTGGGCCGCCGTGGGAAGTGCCATTCTCAACGGCCTCGCGGCCGGCCTGGAGATGGCCGCCCAGGGGCTGCTGGCGGTGCTCCAGGGCCTGGGCAACCTGGTCATCACCGCCGTGCGCCAGCTGTTCGGCATCAACTCGCCGAGCACGGTGTTCGCGGAGATCGGCGGCTTTCTGATCGAAGGACTGATCGCTGGCCTGGCCGAGCGCGCCGCGGCGCTGCGGGATGGTGTCGTGGGTGTGGCCACGTCGATCGGCTCCTGGTTCAAGGAGACCTTCAGCTTCGGCGGCCCGGACGCCACCTCCCCATCGCCACCGTTGCCCGAGCAGGGCCGCGCCGGCGCCCTGCGCCAGGGCATTGCCGCCGCCGCCACGGCAGCCACCCTGGCCACGGGCTCCATGCCCGCCCTGGCCGCGCAAGGCACCGTGCGCATCGACAGCCGGGCGCCGCTGGCCGGCGCCGCCGCGCCCCCACCTGTGCCTGTGCCCATGGCCGGCGCCACCATCCACATCACCGTCAACGCAGCCCCCGGCCAGGACGCGCAGGCCATCGCCCGCGCCGTGGCCGCCGAGCTCGACCGGCGCGAGCGAGCCAGGCGCTCCAGCGTGCTGTCGCAGCTGTCGGACATCGACTGA
- a CDS encoding phage major tail tube protein, with the protein MGLPRSLKNFATFVDGNSYIGDMPEVGLPKLTRKMEKYRAGGMNGEVSLDFGMEAIEADLTAAGYMKELIATWGTLRHDGVLLRFAGALQGDDSEGVDTLEVVMRGRFTEFDPGKAKAGDKTEIKYKLAVSYYRLSINGQVLIEIDPVNFVEVVNGIDRLAQVRAALGI; encoded by the coding sequence ATGGGACTGCCCCGCTCTCTCAAGAATTTCGCCACCTTCGTGGATGGCAACTCGTACATCGGCGACATGCCCGAAGTGGGCCTGCCCAAGCTCACCCGCAAGATGGAAAAGTACCGCGCCGGCGGCATGAACGGCGAGGTCAGCCTGGACTTCGGCATGGAGGCCATCGAGGCCGACCTGACCGCCGCCGGCTACATGAAGGAATTGATCGCCACCTGGGGCACGCTGCGCCATGACGGCGTGCTGCTGCGCTTCGCGGGCGCCCTGCAGGGCGATGACAGCGAAGGCGTGGACACGCTGGAAGTGGTCATGCGCGGGCGCTTCACCGAGTTCGACCCCGGCAAGGCCAAGGCCGGCGACAAGACCGAGATCAAGTACAAGCTGGCCGTCAGCTACTACCGCCTGTCCATCAACGGCCAGGTGCTGATCGAGATCGATCCGGTCAACTTCGTCGAGGTCGTCAACGGCATCGACCGCCTGGCCCAGGTGCGCGCCGCGCTGGGCATCTGA
- a CDS encoding phage tail protein, protein MSTAAIVPTAPRRHVLPPNATALEKAVDQVVPNWDGLAGAFPAPAHGEPAAFLPWLAAEWGIAQFDRYFNDVPTLIANGLPWLRERGTAASMQRALGWLGYDGARLDEDGAWLHLDLGRIIGDAELTGVAHVVRASLPAHVRFYRVFHGHDLRPLRLDQGPGLDAGMLDNDSGTWTDVSPHGEPIKLSQGLPRLSLTTAPLTQAVLTAQLFRVTTIATYADRMLLDAWTLDSEILIDASLGITEVNATTTGKPAYYAPLRPIPAEAMATQGAWTAPAPQALASLHPWASTERPHDNTRTWTGRWDSTPWRRSFETRTTTTEEPEEP, encoded by the coding sequence ATGAGCACCGCCGCCATCGTCCCGACGGCGCCCCGCCGCCATGTGCTGCCGCCCAACGCCACGGCGCTGGAGAAGGCCGTGGACCAGGTCGTCCCGAATTGGGATGGCCTGGCCGGCGCCTTTCCCGCGCCGGCCCATGGCGAGCCTGCGGCCTTTCTGCCCTGGCTGGCGGCCGAATGGGGCATCGCCCAGTTCGACCGCTACTTCAACGACGTGCCCACCCTCATCGCCAACGGCCTGCCGTGGCTGCGCGAGCGCGGCACGGCCGCGTCCATGCAGCGCGCGCTGGGCTGGCTGGGGTATGACGGCGCCCGGCTCGATGAGGACGGCGCCTGGCTGCACCTGGACCTGGGCCGCATCATCGGCGATGCCGAGCTGACCGGCGTGGCCCATGTGGTGCGTGCCAGCCTGCCCGCCCATGTGCGTTTTTACCGCGTCTTCCACGGCCACGACCTGCGCCCGCTGCGCCTGGACCAGGGCCCGGGCCTGGACGCGGGCATGCTGGACAACGACAGCGGCACCTGGACCGATGTCTCGCCCCATGGCGAACCGATCAAGCTCAGCCAGGGCCTGCCCCGGCTCAGCCTCACCACGGCGCCGCTGACGCAGGCCGTGCTCACCGCGCAGCTGTTTCGCGTCACCACCATCGCCACCTATGCCGACCGCATGCTGCTCGATGCCTGGACGCTGGACAGCGAGATCCTGATCGACGCAAGCCTGGGCATCACCGAGGTCAACGCCACCACCACGGGCAAGCCCGCCTACTACGCGCCGCTGCGGCCCATCCCCGCCGAGGCCATGGCCACGCAAGGCGCCTGGACCGCGCCCGCGCCGCAGGCCCTGGCCAGCCTGCACCCCTGGGCCAGCACCGAGCGCCCACACGACAACACCCGGACCTGGACCGGACGCTGGGACAGCACGCCCTGGCGCCGCTCCTTCGAAACCCGCACCACCACCACCGAAGAACCCGAGGAACCCTGA